In Streptomyces sp. NBC_01707, a genomic segment contains:
- a CDS encoding IS3 family transposase, with protein sequence MRRGIASQKRRRGVGRHRGGTSLAIKKLLKISRTAFYARRTGEPGPRAVRDAELTNQIATVHQHSRGTYGAPRIHAAQQHKGSGCGRRRVAKLMRAAGLQGRHRRGGT encoded by the coding sequence ATGCGAAGGGGCATCGCGAGCCAGAAGCGCCGTCGCGGTGTCGGCCGACATCGTGGAGGCACCAGCCTCGCCATCAAGAAACTGCTGAAGATCTCCCGAACCGCCTTCTACGCCCGCCGAACCGGAGAGCCCGGTCCGCGGGCGGTCCGTGATGCCGAACTGACCAATCAGATCGCCACGGTCCACCAGCACTCGCGCGGCACCTACGGAGCCCCGCGCATCCACGCAGCCCAGCAACACAAAGGTTCCGGCTGCGGCCGCCGCAGGGTCGCCAAGCTGATGCGGGCGGCCGGCCTGCAAGGCCGCCATCGCAGAGGCGGCACCTGA
- a CDS encoding 2-oxo acid dehydrogenase subunit E2 — protein MAVDVTLPPLGESVTEGTVTRWLKQVGEAVEADEPLLEVSTDKVDTEIPSPVSGVLMSIMVAEDDTAEIGATLAVIGAPDAVPVETTPPGAEPPAAVAPVAEQPVAPAAPVAPVPAAPAPEAAPAPAPTPAPAPESKPSALSPAVPPASVPAELSTLRGQTVAMTRIRKFIGESLRMALLEQAQLTSVVEVDVTNLSRLLDRSSEDFVAREGIKLSPMPFFVKAATQALKAHPVINARINEGEGTITYFDERNVGIAVDTERGLTTPVIKAAGDLNIAGIARATFELADKARRGGLSPDEVSGATFTISDTGSRGALFDTVIVPPGHAAILGVGATVKRPAVVEADGGSVVGIRDVVHLTLSYDHRLVDGADAARYLTAVKAILETAAFAGDLSPGANS, from the coding sequence ATGGCTGTTGATGTAACCCTGCCTCCCCTCGGCGAGAGCGTGACCGAGGGAACCGTCACCCGGTGGCTCAAGCAAGTGGGCGAGGCGGTCGAGGCCGATGAGCCCCTGCTCGAGGTATCCACCGACAAGGTGGATACCGAGATTCCCTCTCCCGTTTCAGGCGTATTGATGTCCATCATGGTGGCCGAGGACGACACCGCAGAGATCGGAGCGACACTCGCCGTCATCGGCGCCCCGGATGCTGTGCCGGTGGAGACAACTCCCCCGGGAGCGGAACCGCCTGCAGCAGTTGCACCTGTCGCCGAGCAGCCTGTGGCTCCGGCTGCCCCGGTAGCGCCTGTTCCGGCTGCGCCCGCTCCGGAAGCCGCACCAGCGCCTGCACCGACTCCCGCTCCCGCGCCGGAGTCCAAACCTTCCGCCCTTTCTCCCGCCGTGCCCCCTGCCTCCGTCCCGGCCGAGCTGTCGACGCTGCGAGGCCAGACGGTCGCGATGACGCGAATCCGCAAGTTCATTGGCGAGAGTCTGAGGATGGCACTGCTCGAACAGGCTCAACTCACCAGCGTGGTGGAGGTCGATGTCACCAACCTCAGCCGGCTGCTGGACCGGTCCAGTGAGGACTTCGTGGCGAGGGAAGGCATCAAGCTCTCCCCCATGCCCTTCTTCGTCAAAGCGGCCACCCAGGCGTTGAAGGCCCACCCTGTCATCAATGCTCGAATCAACGAGGGCGAAGGCACCATCACCTACTTCGACGAAAGGAACGTCGGTATCGCGGTTGACACCGAAAGGGGACTGACGACACCAGTCATCAAGGCCGCGGGGGACTTGAACATCGCCGGTATCGCGCGGGCGACTTTCGAACTGGCCGACAAGGCCCGGCGCGGCGGCCTCAGTCCGGACGAGGTGTCAGGCGCGACGTTCACCATCTCCGACACCGGTTCACGCGGCGCCCTGTTCGACACGGTCATCGTGCCGCCCGGCCACGCTGCCATCTTGGGCGTCGGTGCCACGGTCAAGCGGCCGGCAGTCGTCGAAGCTGACGGGGGCAGCGTCGTCGGCATTCGCGACGTGGTGCATTTGACGCTGTCCTACGACCACCGCCTGGTGGATGGAGCAGACGCCGCCAGGTATCTGACCGCCGTCAAGGCGATCCTGGAGACCGCTGCATTCGCCGGCGATCTGTCCCCGGGTGCAAATTCCTGA